A genomic region of Mycobacterium sp. Aquia_213 contains the following coding sequences:
- a CDS encoding LLM class F420-dependent oxidoreductase codes for MELAGVGIWSSQLRYGDPAESADAAAELDELGFTALWIPDVGGQVFDAVGSLLAATKRTIIATGILNLWMHSPGDVAERYAALTAEHGDRFLLGIGVSHAPLIDAGEPGRYRKPLAATAAFLDGLDAAPQPVPTDKRVLAALGPKMLTLSATRARGAHPYLVTPEHTASARSTLGEGPLLLPEQSVILTEDAEEAHRIGTDWLRSYLALPNYANNLLRSGFSEDDVAQVSDRLFNAIIAWGDEAAILRRVAEHRAAGADHVCVQVLLADPQAFPREQWRRIAAACN; via the coding sequence ATGGAGCTTGCCGGTGTCGGGATATGGAGCAGTCAACTGCGTTACGGCGACCCGGCCGAATCCGCTGATGCCGCAGCAGAATTAGACGAGCTGGGCTTCACGGCGTTGTGGATTCCGGATGTCGGCGGCCAGGTGTTCGACGCGGTCGGCAGCCTGCTGGCCGCGACCAAGCGCACGATCATCGCAACCGGGATCCTGAACCTGTGGATGCATTCACCCGGCGACGTGGCCGAACGCTATGCCGCGCTGACCGCCGAACACGGGGACCGTTTCCTGTTGGGCATCGGTGTCAGCCACGCCCCGCTGATCGATGCCGGCGAGCCGGGGCGGTACCGCAAACCCTTGGCCGCGACGGCCGCGTTTCTGGACGGACTGGACGCCGCGCCACAACCGGTTCCCACCGACAAGCGGGTGCTGGCCGCGCTCGGTCCGAAGATGCTGACCTTGTCGGCAACCCGCGCGCGCGGGGCACATCCTTACCTGGTCACACCCGAGCACACCGCTTCTGCACGTTCGACTTTGGGTGAGGGTCCATTGCTGCTGCCCGAGCAGAGTGTGATCCTCACCGAGGACGCCGAGGAAGCACACCGTATCGGAACCGACTGGCTGCGTTCCTATTTGGCGCTACCCAACTACGCCAACAATTTACTGCGCAGCGGGTTCTCCGAAGATGACGTGGCACAGGTGAGCGATCGGCTGTTCAACGCGATCATCGCGTGGGGTGACGAAGCCGCCATTCTGCGCAGGGTTGCCGAGCACCGTGCCGCCGGCGCCGATCACGTCTGCGTCCAGGTGCTGCTCGCCGACCCGCAGGCCTTCCCCCGCGAGCAGTGGCGCCGGATCGCCGCGGCCTGCAACTAA
- a CDS encoding FAD-dependent monooxygenase: protein MRILISGASISGPVLAYWLIRHGFDVTIVERAPHLRKTGGHAVDLFRPAMEISAKMGVLPQIEALATGTTEMTMYREGVQRPARVDLTKLFGASSDRHVEIMRDDLSEAYYRAGCDDVEYLFGDSITSLSAGGDVTFEHNAPRTFDVVIGADGLHSNVRRLVFGEDAGRTRFLGGYLAVESVPKSLARNGEMAVHMGAGRMAAIYTAQPLDDARALFMFRSKEELQYHYRDVVRQKELLRTTFAGMDPAVDGWLAELDHAPTFYFDSIIQLELDTWSRGRVALVGDAGYCPGPAVGGSTSLAVIGAYVLAGELAEAKGDYPRAFTSYERAMADAVRRSRAFARTAAKTIVPNSRAGVWGLTRAAQLISVLPAGVSRAIAKMNTNGARLYDSMQYKEYAIV, encoded by the coding sequence ATGCGGATTCTGATCTCGGGGGCCAGCATCTCCGGCCCCGTACTGGCGTACTGGCTTATCCGCCATGGATTCGATGTCACGATCGTCGAGCGCGCACCCCACTTGCGGAAGACCGGCGGCCACGCGGTCGACCTGTTCCGCCCGGCCATGGAAATCTCGGCAAAGATGGGTGTGCTGCCACAGATCGAGGCGCTCGCGACCGGCACGACAGAAATGACCATGTATCGCGAGGGCGTCCAGCGCCCGGCGCGCGTCGACCTGACCAAGCTCTTCGGCGCGTCATCCGACCGGCATGTCGAGATCATGCGCGACGACCTCAGCGAGGCCTATTACCGCGCCGGCTGCGATGACGTCGAGTACCTATTCGGCGACTCGATCACGTCGCTGTCGGCCGGCGGTGACGTCACCTTCGAGCACAACGCGCCACGCACGTTCGACGTCGTCATCGGCGCCGACGGTCTGCACTCAAACGTGCGCCGCCTGGTCTTCGGCGAGGACGCGGGGCGCACCAGGTTTCTCGGTGGTTACCTGGCGGTCGAATCTGTGCCGAAATCGCTTGCCCGCAATGGGGAAATGGCGGTGCATATGGGCGCCGGAAGGATGGCGGCGATCTACACCGCGCAGCCCCTGGACGACGCGCGCGCACTGTTCATGTTCCGCAGCAAGGAAGAACTGCAATATCACTACCGAGATGTCGTGCGGCAGAAGGAGTTATTGCGGACGACATTCGCCGGGATGGATCCGGCGGTGGACGGTTGGCTCGCCGAGCTCGACCACGCGCCGACGTTCTACTTCGACTCGATCATCCAGCTGGAGTTGGACACCTGGTCGCGCGGACGGGTCGCACTGGTGGGCGACGCCGGGTACTGTCCCGGGCCGGCAGTGGGCGGCAGCACCAGCCTCGCGGTAATAGGCGCCTACGTGCTGGCGGGCGAATTGGCCGAAGCCAAGGGCGACTACCCACGCGCGTTCACGTCCTACGAACGGGCAATGGCCGACGCCGTGCGGCGCAGTCGTGCTTTTGCCCGCACCGCCGCCAAGACCATCGTGCCCAATTCCCGAGCCGGAGTGTGGGGGCTGACTCGCGCCGCTCAGCTGATCTCGGTGCTCCCCGCCGGTGTCAGCAGAGCCATCGCCAAAATGAATACCAACGGTGCCCGTCTGTACGATTCGATGCAGTACAAAGAGTACGCCATCGTTTGA
- a CDS encoding TetR/AcrR family transcriptional regulator: MTRPRSDTRRRIQEVARQLFLQQGVQRTSLQDIADRLGITKPALYYHFTSREELVRSIVMPLIEDGERFVAEQEGRRDVDARELLEGYFDFHYLHRQYIVLVLTELTMLADLGLIDRVLAWRDRLGKLVFGRRPNLAQSTRAVVAFGGLQDCCLQFPDTPYEALRAASVDAALAALGG, translated from the coding sequence GTGACGAGACCGCGGTCAGATACCCGTCGGCGCATCCAAGAGGTCGCCCGGCAGCTTTTCCTTCAGCAGGGCGTGCAGCGGACCAGCCTGCAGGACATCGCGGACCGGCTGGGCATCACCAAACCCGCGTTGTACTACCACTTCACCTCGCGCGAAGAACTGGTGCGCAGCATCGTGATGCCGTTGATCGAAGACGGCGAGCGGTTCGTCGCCGAGCAGGAAGGCCGCCGCGACGTCGATGCCCGCGAATTGCTGGAGGGCTATTTCGATTTCCACTACCTGCACCGTCAGTACATCGTGCTGGTGCTCACCGAATTGACGATGCTGGCCGACCTCGGGCTCATCGACAGGGTGCTGGCCTGGCGGGATCGGCTGGGCAAGCTGGTATTTGGGCGGCGGCCGAACCTCGCACAGTCCACCCGCGCGGTGGTGGCTTTCGGCGGTCTGCAGGATTGCTGCCTACAGTTTCCCGACACCCCGTATGAGGCGTTGCGGGCGGCCTCGGTCGACGCCGCGCTCGCCGCGCTCGGCGGGTGA
- a CDS encoding LLM class F420-dependent oxidoreductase, with product MRFGFFIPQGWRMDLVGIDPAKHWAVMRDLASYADGSAWDSVWVYDHFHTVPMPSAEATHEAWSLMSAYAATTSRVKLGQMCTAMSYRNPVYLAKVAATADIISGGRIQMGIGGGWYEHEWRAYGYGFPSAGVRLGRLDEGVQILRDAWRDGKVSFAGKHYQVDGAIVEPKPLQDNGIPLWIAGGGEKVTLRIAAQYAQYTNFTPELEAFRHKSEVLAGHCRDVGTDFDAIVRSANFTAIIGTTEAEVKDRQQRVRDLLVNYVPEALADSMTSSLPDSATGTTEQVIERLTKIRDLGCEYAIVYFPEAAYDRSGIELFEREIIPALS from the coding sequence ATGCGCTTTGGTTTCTTCATTCCGCAGGGCTGGCGGATGGATCTGGTAGGCATCGACCCCGCGAAACACTGGGCGGTGATGCGGGACTTGGCGTCTTACGCCGACGGCAGCGCCTGGGACTCGGTGTGGGTTTACGACCACTTCCATACCGTCCCGATGCCGAGCGCCGAAGCGACGCACGAGGCCTGGTCGTTGATGTCGGCCTACGCCGCGACCACGTCGCGCGTCAAGCTCGGCCAGATGTGTACGGCGATGAGCTACCGCAATCCGGTCTATCTTGCCAAAGTGGCGGCCACCGCCGACATCATCTCCGGCGGTCGCATCCAGATGGGCATCGGCGGCGGCTGGTACGAACATGAGTGGCGCGCTTATGGTTACGGATTCCCGTCGGCCGGCGTGCGGCTGGGTCGGCTGGATGAAGGCGTGCAGATCCTGCGGGACGCCTGGCGCGACGGCAAAGTCAGTTTTGCTGGCAAGCACTATCAGGTTGACGGTGCGATTGTCGAGCCGAAGCCGTTGCAGGACAACGGTATTCCGCTATGGATTGCCGGCGGGGGGGAGAAGGTGACGCTGCGCATCGCGGCGCAGTACGCGCAGTACACCAATTTCACCCCGGAGCTCGAGGCCTTCAGGCACAAGTCCGAGGTGCTCGCCGGGCACTGCCGCGACGTAGGCACCGACTTCGACGCGATCGTGCGTTCGGCCAACTTCACGGCCATCATCGGCACGACGGAGGCCGAGGTCAAAGACCGGCAGCAGCGGGTGCGTGACCTGCTGGTCAACTATGTGCCTGAGGCCCTTGCGGATTCGATGACCAGCAGCCTGCCGGACTCGGCGACGGGCACCACGGAACAGGTGATCGAACGGCTGACCAAGATCCGCGACCTCGGTTGCGAGTACGCGATCGTCTACTTCCCCGAGGCGGCCTACGACCGCTCCGGCATCGAGTTGTTCGAGCGCGAAATCATTCCCGCCCTGAGCTAG
- a CDS encoding putative quinol monooxygenase: MTVIVLLELKFKPDEVGAGRELMGRTLETTRAFQGNLRTDVWVNEDDEAHWIIYEEWESVDADEAYRAFRAGEGKVTQLPPLLAAPPVKTRFTTTDV; this comes from the coding sequence ATGACGGTCATCGTGCTACTGGAACTGAAGTTCAAGCCCGACGAGGTCGGCGCCGGGCGTGAGCTGATGGGCCGGACGCTGGAAACCACCCGGGCATTCCAGGGAAATCTCCGCACCGACGTCTGGGTCAACGAGGACGACGAAGCCCACTGGATCATCTACGAAGAGTGGGAATCGGTCGACGCCGACGAGGCCTATCGCGCGTTTCGTGCCGGCGAAGGCAAGGTGACGCAACTCCCGCCACTGCTGGCCGCGCCGCCGGTCAAGACACGGTTCACCACCACCGACGTCTAG
- a CDS encoding ABC transporter substrate-binding protein produces the protein MTAKHRIAIRAALVLALVAGTPGCVSRSLGPQLIAVPAPVPVSELSGLTLQVGDQKGGTQALLRAAGALDNLPYKITFSTFTSGPPQIEALTAGKIDFAVTGNTPPVFGAAANSKTRVVSAWDGAETGEQILVRANSSIASVPDLKGKTILVAKGSAAHANVLEHLADVGLKPKDVKLVFLQPADALSAFANGQGDAWVIWEPYTSQATLTLKVRNIGTAENGYQFGSASTRALTDPKRNAALADLLIRYQKAAQWARENPSEWAKKYAKAVGLDIKIAELAQSHLLRLPVPLDDKVVAAEQRLADLFAAADQIPEAPDFVKWVDRRFNGVLAVSSTQ, from the coding sequence TTGACGGCCAAGCACCGCATCGCCATTCGCGCCGCACTGGTGCTGGCGTTGGTGGCCGGCACGCCCGGCTGCGTGTCGCGGTCTCTGGGACCGCAATTGATCGCGGTGCCGGCGCCGGTCCCGGTGTCCGAGCTTTCCGGTTTGACCCTGCAAGTCGGTGATCAAAAAGGTGGTACCCAAGCGCTGCTGCGCGCCGCCGGTGCACTCGACAATCTGCCGTACAAGATCACGTTTTCGACATTCACGTCCGGGCCTCCGCAGATCGAGGCACTGACCGCCGGCAAGATCGATTTCGCGGTCACCGGCAACACCCCACCGGTCTTCGGTGCCGCGGCCAACTCGAAGACCCGGGTGGTCTCGGCGTGGGACGGCGCCGAGACGGGCGAGCAGATCCTGGTGCGTGCCAATTCATCGATCGCCTCGGTTCCCGACCTGAAGGGTAAGACGATCCTGGTGGCCAAGGGCAGTGCCGCGCACGCGAACGTGCTCGAGCATCTCGCCGACGTCGGGCTGAAGCCCAAGGACGTGAAGCTGGTCTTCTTGCAGCCGGCCGATGCGCTGTCGGCGTTCGCCAACGGGCAGGGCGACGCTTGGGTCATCTGGGAGCCCTACACGTCGCAAGCCACCCTGACGCTGAAGGTGCGCAATATCGGCACCGCCGAAAACGGCTACCAGTTCGGAAGCGCATCCACCCGCGCACTGACCGACCCGAAGCGCAACGCCGCGCTGGCCGATCTGTTGATCCGCTACCAGAAAGCCGCACAGTGGGCGCGCGAGAATCCGTCGGAGTGGGCGAAGAAGTACGCCAAGGCCGTGGGCCTGGACATCAAGATCGCCGAGCTCGCCCAGAGTCACCTGCTGCGATTGCCCGTGCCCCTCGACGACAAGGTGGTCGCCGCCGAACAACGCCTCGCCGATCTTTTCGCGGCCGCCGACCAAATTCCGGAGGCGCCCGATTTCGTCAAGTGGGTCGACCGTAGGTTCAACGGTGTGCTCGCGGTGAGCAGCACACAGTGA
- a CDS encoding ABC transporter ATP-binding protein — MTVTSERQTAVVGRLDNIDKWYGRRKVLDGISLEIQTHEIVALVGRSGCGKSTVLRVLAGLSPDHTGEREVAGAPAVAFQEPRLFPWRDVQTNVRYGLNRTDLSPEAARDRTERALGEIGLVDHAAAWPLTLSGGQAQRVSLARALVAEPQLLLLDEPFGALDALTRLSMRALLLDLWRRHGFGVLLVTHDVDEAIELADRVLVLEDGRVAHSIEIEAPRPTPSERTAVHDHYRADLLDKLGVRL, encoded by the coding sequence ATGACAGTCACATCTGAACGACAGACCGCCGTCGTCGGCAGGCTCGACAATATTGATAAGTGGTACGGCCGCCGCAAGGTTCTCGACGGTATCTCCCTCGAAATCCAGACGCACGAGATCGTCGCGCTGGTCGGCCGCAGCGGCTGCGGCAAGTCGACCGTATTACGGGTGCTGGCAGGGCTTTCCCCCGACCACACCGGTGAGCGCGAGGTCGCCGGCGCACCGGCCGTCGCCTTCCAGGAGCCGCGACTCTTCCCGTGGCGCGACGTGCAGACCAACGTGCGCTACGGCCTCAACCGCACCGACCTCTCGCCGGAGGCGGCCCGGGACCGGACCGAGCGGGCGCTGGGCGAAATCGGCCTTGTCGATCACGCGGCGGCGTGGCCCCTGACGTTGTCCGGCGGTCAGGCACAACGGGTTTCGCTGGCCCGGGCACTGGTAGCCGAACCCCAGCTGCTGCTGCTCGACGAGCCGTTCGGCGCGCTGGACGCGCTCACCCGGCTATCCATGCGCGCGCTGCTGCTCGACCTGTGGCGCCGTCACGGATTCGGCGTGCTGCTGGTCACGCACGACGTCGACGAGGCCATCGAGCTGGCCGACCGGGTGTTGGTCCTCGAAGATGGCCGCGTTGCCCACTCCATCGAGATCGAAGCCCCGCGACCCACCCCGTCGGAGCGCACCGCTGTGCACGATCACTACCGCGCCGACCTCCTCGACAAGCTCGGCGTTCGGCTTTGA
- a CDS encoding ABC transporter permease has protein sequence MVSTPAQTAVGSAPAAAVARPRKQRRWAIIRISSPLVLLGLWQLFSATGLIPQDVLPAPQLIFDAGLQLIRNGKLVEALEVSGLRVAEGLLLGGVLGVALGVVVGLSRWFEATVDPPLQMVRALPHLGLIPLFILWFGIGELPKVLLVALGVSFPLYLNTVSAIKQVDPKLLETADVLGFSLWQRLRTIILPSAAPQVLVGLRQSLAIAWLTLIVAEQINADKGIGFLINNARDFLRIDIIIFCLVIYALLGIGTDAIVRALEHRALRYRT, from the coding sequence ATGGTCAGCACTCCCGCCCAGACAGCCGTCGGATCTGCGCCGGCAGCCGCGGTCGCCAGGCCGCGCAAGCAGCGCCGCTGGGCGATCATCCGGATCTCGTCCCCGCTGGTGCTGCTGGGGTTGTGGCAACTTTTCAGCGCCACCGGACTGATCCCCCAGGACGTGTTGCCGGCCCCGCAGTTGATCTTCGATGCCGGCCTGCAGCTGATCCGAAACGGCAAGCTCGTCGAGGCCCTGGAGGTGTCCGGGCTGCGCGTGGCCGAAGGCCTGCTGCTCGGCGGGGTGCTCGGTGTTGCCCTGGGCGTAGTTGTCGGGTTGTCGCGGTGGTTCGAGGCGACCGTCGACCCGCCCTTACAGATGGTGCGCGCACTCCCACATCTGGGCTTGATTCCGTTGTTCATCCTGTGGTTCGGCATCGGCGAGCTGCCGAAGGTGCTGCTGGTCGCGCTCGGCGTCAGTTTCCCGCTGTACCTCAATACCGTGTCCGCGATCAAGCAGGTCGACCCCAAACTGCTGGAAACCGCTGATGTTCTTGGCTTTTCGCTCTGGCAGCGGCTGCGCACCATCATCTTGCCGAGCGCGGCACCGCAGGTGCTGGTCGGGCTGCGGCAGTCGCTGGCGATCGCGTGGCTGACGCTGATCGTCGCCGAACAAATCAACGCGGACAAAGGCATTGGGTTCTTGATCAACAACGCCCGCGACTTCCTGCGCATCGACATCATCATCTTCTGCCTGGTCATCTACGCGCTGCTGGGCATCGGGACCGATGCCATCGTTCGAGCGCTTGAACATCGAGCCCTGAGGTACCGCACATGA
- a CDS encoding Zn-ribbon domain-containing OB-fold protein, translating to MQKALAPEISTWPDDSPQLIGSRCGDCGATTFPVQQRCPRCSGGAMSDVLLPRSGTLVAWTTQGFPPGAPYAGPTGNDFVPFGVGLVQLGDVIRVEGRLTENDPAKLQFGQEVELTMVPFTTDADGNEIITFAFQPV from the coding sequence ATGCAGAAGGCACTCGCTCCCGAAATCTCGACCTGGCCCGACGACAGCCCGCAGTTGATCGGCAGTCGGTGCGGTGACTGCGGCGCCACCACCTTCCCGGTGCAGCAGCGGTGCCCGCGGTGCAGTGGTGGAGCCATGAGCGACGTGTTGTTGCCGCGCAGCGGAACCCTGGTGGCCTGGACCACCCAGGGCTTCCCACCCGGGGCCCCCTACGCCGGCCCGACCGGCAACGACTTCGTGCCGTTCGGCGTGGGCCTGGTCCAACTCGGCGACGTGATCCGCGTCGAGGGCCGGCTGACCGAGAACGACCCGGCCAAACTCCAGTTCGGCCAGGAGGTCGAGCTCACCATGGTGCCGTTCACCACCGACGCGGACGGCAACGAGATCATCACGTTCGCTTTCCAACCGGTCTAG
- a CDS encoding thiolase family protein, translating to MTNDAAIIGVGLHPFGRFDKTAMQMGAEAIQFALDDAGVGWKDIQFGFGGSHEVSNPDAVTRLVGLTGITFTNVFNACATAASAIQQTADTIRLGKYDIGIAIGLDKHPRGAFTDDPAKLALPQWYAQNGQFVTTKFFGMKANKYLHDHNISQETLARVANKNFRNGALNPNAFRRKEISIEEILASPVLNYPLRQYMFCAPDEGAAAVIMCRADIAHKYTDKPVYVRACEIRTRTFGAYEVHATFAPLDEDVSPTVYASKAAYEAAGIGPEDVDVAQLQDTDAGNEVIHMAETGLCADGEQEKLLADGATEIHGSIPVNTDGGLIANGEPIGASGLRQMHELVRQLRGEAGDRQVPGNPRVGLAQVYGAPGTASATILSL from the coding sequence ATGACTAACGACGCAGCCATCATCGGCGTGGGCCTGCACCCCTTCGGCAGGTTCGACAAGACAGCGATGCAGATGGGCGCCGAGGCGATTCAGTTCGCCCTCGATGACGCCGGTGTGGGTTGGAAGGACATCCAGTTCGGCTTCGGCGGCAGCCACGAAGTGTCCAACCCGGACGCGGTGACCCGCCTGGTGGGGCTGACCGGCATCACCTTCACCAACGTCTTCAACGCCTGTGCCACCGCGGCCAGTGCGATTCAGCAGACCGCCGACACCATCCGGTTGGGCAAATACGACATCGGCATCGCCATCGGCCTGGACAAGCACCCGCGCGGGGCGTTCACCGACGACCCCGCCAAGCTGGCGCTGCCGCAGTGGTATGCGCAGAACGGGCAGTTCGTCACCACCAAGTTCTTCGGGATGAAGGCCAACAAGTATCTGCACGACCACAACATCTCGCAGGAAACGTTGGCGCGGGTGGCCAACAAGAACTTCCGCAACGGCGCGCTGAACCCGAATGCCTTCCGGCGCAAGGAGATTTCCATCGAGGAGATCCTGGCCTCGCCAGTGCTGAACTACCCGCTGCGGCAGTACATGTTCTGCGCACCCGACGAGGGCGCCGCGGCCGTCATCATGTGCCGCGCCGACATTGCGCACAAGTACACCGACAAGCCGGTGTACGTACGCGCCTGCGAGATCCGCACCCGCACCTTCGGTGCGTACGAGGTGCATGCCACCTTCGCCCCGCTCGACGAGGACGTCTCGCCGACGGTGTACGCGTCCAAGGCGGCCTACGAAGCCGCGGGCATCGGGCCCGAGGACGTCGACGTCGCGCAGCTGCAGGACACCGACGCCGGCAACGAGGTCATCCACATGGCCGAGACGGGACTGTGCGCGGACGGCGAGCAGGAGAAGTTACTGGCCGACGGCGCCACCGAGATTCACGGCTCGATACCGGTGAACACCGATGGCGGGCTGATCGCCAACGGTGAGCCGATCGGCGCATCGGGACTGCGGCAGATGCACGAGCTGGTGCGTCAGCTGCGCGGCGAGGCGGGCGACCGTCAGGTGCCCGGCAACCCGCGGGTCGGTCTGGCGCAGGTGTACGGCGCGCCCGGCACCGCGTCCGCGACGATCCTGTCGCTCTAG